DNA from Desulfovibrio porci:
TCCAACCGGATCAAGGAACTAAACCTCAAAAGCTACAACGAATATTACAACTTTCTGCGTTTCGACGCCAACCGGCGCACCGAGCTGAACAAACTTTTTGAAGTGGTTACCACTAATGAAACCAGCTTCTTTCGCAATCCGCCGCAGCTGGAAGTGTTTCAGAAATCCGTGCTGGCCGAAACGCTGGAGCAATGTAAGAAATCCGGCCAGAAAAAGCTGAGAATATGGTCCGCCGGCTGTTCCACGGGCGAGGAACCATATACTCTGGCTATCATTCTGCACGAAGTGCTCAAGAGCGATATCCGTACCTGGGACATCAAGATCACGGCCAATGACCTGTCGGAAGCCGTTCTGGGCGCGGCGCGGCGCGGCGTGTACAACGAATATGCCTTGCGCACGACGCCCAAGGAAATCATTTCCTCCTACTTCACCAAAGAAGGCAATCTCTACAAGGTGGACCCCGCGCTCAAGCATATCGTCTCCTTCGGGCAGATCAACCTGAGCGACAAGGAACAGCTGCGCCGGGTGGAGAAATCACAGATCGTTTTTTGCCGCAACGTGATCATCTATTTTGACGATGAGATGAAGCGGAAAGTCATCAATGCGTTTTATGATAATCTGGAGCCCAACGGCGTGTTGCTCATCGGTCATTCGGAATCGCTGCACAACATCAGTCGCGCGTTTCAGCTTGAGCATCATAAGGGCACCATCGTCTATCGCAAACTGAGTTGACGCCATGAAGTTATGGGCGCGAAA
Protein-coding regions in this window:
- a CDS encoding CheR family methyltransferase — translated: MQISNEEFVLLRDFIYQQCGIFIAENRKYLVENRLSNRIKELNLKSYNEYYNFLRFDANRRTELNKLFEVVTTNETSFFRNPPQLEVFQKSVLAETLEQCKKSGQKKLRIWSAGCSTGEEPYTLAIILHEVLKSDIRTWDIKITANDLSEAVLGAARRGVYNEYALRTTPKEIISSYFTKEGNLYKVDPALKHIVSFGQINLSDKEQLRRVEKSQIVFCRNVIIYFDDEMKRKVINAFYDNLEPNGVLLIGHSESLHNISRAFQLEHHKGTIVYRKLS